One genomic window of Phycisphaerales bacterium includes the following:
- a CDS encoding protein kinase, whose protein sequence is MGRCPTASVLESLATDRDGPRHVTRHVARCQACRRYVEQCRENDRFLASAGDDLARAFDAKDDALAKPKAPLPETVPGFRIVEEISRGGQGVVYRAMQERPSRPVAIKMLLGGAFATPRQLRRFEREIELAAQLRHPNIVSVYQSGSSTDGGRYVAMEFVRGVALDRFVRETLGPAHPGSRSRTDAVMRLGLQVARGVGHAHAAGVIHRDLKPSNVLVDEQGVPRVLDFGLARSSADPRDAAVTQEFAGTPAYAAPERLDEHPEDAGAPGDVYSLGMVLYQLLTDCMPYPCDGSMRLVAQHAAHTTPTPLRRHVPKLPGDVETIILRCLAKEPHRRYASAAALAEDIDSYLHGYPIAARRESTAYVVRKLLLRNRAATIAVALVAVTTLVAAVGFALLAADLDRSRRDAEATLSESNVQRARLMAAVGDADRAEAILWAEAMRNGLDTGPNLCLEGTAEQLRSAWSLAEFYASRPRIMRRRTQARCVAIGFDPDGLVWAIDATGTRFAWGLEGRLASMQALFDDEHTVDATFASANGRFSVGLGGGVAVLRDAHALGPIAQIVCDAEGSHAFMTVSNDGRFLASHNEGGSGQVFVRNVYEPSHAMLLGRNIPFITLSEHDGGPTLLAGHASPGRRITMHRPPDWSETSSISLGADAHLDPKQPARCLMLSPDGRLLAATIDNTIMLFDATGTPTPLELRKTDTKEVDRLAFGPRGSTLYAIDRFGVLVPLSLPTLEPRGRIDTGRRSLAMAIDERSGLVAISHEGSDVAVYDTLDRPWLERLETSDTTHASIACAADGALAWGDDRGSLFIKPPGQRDAIEVEDAHAGVITSVAFSADGSSILTAGFDGRVVIWNRNGEHVRLIAEGLPRLWSARFSPDDAWIAVGAADGFVRIWQNMAGADARVIGFEASRIPMIRFSPDGRHLLCAAVAEHQHAVMLDVATGHEVGRFNGHHDFVRAVAWSPDGSRIAVASDDRTIRLWDATTGRPLGTIPGLPWGAYDLAFHPAGDVLFVVGPGGSVIVCDPQAGTEIARLPVHDRSVFSIAFGRDGSTMLTSGEDAWIGVSDLDRLRAYIRGNEAYWRDDEPQTREPSALR, encoded by the coding sequence ATGGGCCGCTGCCCGACCGCCTCGGTCCTCGAATCACTGGCGACGGATCGCGACGGGCCGCGCCACGTCACCCGCCACGTCGCTCGCTGCCAGGCGTGCCGACGGTACGTCGAGCAGTGTCGCGAGAACGATCGGTTCCTCGCCAGCGCGGGCGACGACCTCGCCCGCGCTTTCGACGCCAAAGACGATGCGCTCGCCAAGCCCAAGGCGCCGCTGCCCGAGACCGTCCCGGGCTTCCGCATCGTCGAGGAGATCAGCCGCGGCGGGCAGGGTGTGGTCTACCGCGCGATGCAGGAGCGCCCGAGCCGGCCCGTGGCCATCAAGATGCTCCTTGGCGGCGCCTTCGCCACGCCGCGGCAGCTCCGCCGGTTCGAGCGCGAGATCGAGCTGGCAGCCCAGCTCCGCCACCCCAACATCGTGTCGGTGTACCAGTCCGGATCCTCCACCGACGGGGGCCGCTACGTCGCCATGGAGTTCGTGCGGGGCGTCGCGCTCGACCGGTTCGTCCGCGAGACGCTGGGCCCGGCGCACCCGGGCTCGAGGTCGCGCACCGACGCGGTGATGCGGCTCGGGCTCCAGGTCGCCCGGGGCGTCGGACACGCCCACGCGGCGGGCGTGATCCACCGTGATCTCAAGCCCAGCAACGTGCTCGTCGACGAGCAGGGCGTGCCGCGTGTGCTCGACTTCGGGCTCGCGCGGTCGTCGGCCGACCCACGCGACGCCGCCGTCACGCAGGAGTTCGCCGGCACGCCCGCCTACGCCGCGCCCGAACGCCTCGATGAACATCCCGAGGACGCGGGCGCTCCCGGAGACGTCTACTCGCTAGGCATGGTGCTGTACCAGCTCCTGACCGACTGCATGCCCTATCCGTGCGACGGGTCGATGCGCCTGGTGGCCCAGCACGCCGCGCACACGACCCCCACGCCGCTGCGCCGCCACGTCCCCAAGCTACCCGGCGACGTCGAAACCATCATCCTCCGCTGCTTGGCCAAGGAACCCCACCGCCGATATGCCAGCGCCGCTGCGCTCGCCGAAGACATCGACAGCTACCTGCACGGCTATCCGATCGCTGCACGACGCGAAAGCACGGCCTACGTCGTTCGGAAGCTGCTGCTCCGCAATCGTGCCGCGACCATCGCCGTTGCGCTCGTCGCGGTCACCACGCTCGTGGCGGCGGTCGGCTTCGCGCTGCTGGCGGCCGATCTCGACCGCTCGCGTCGCGACGCCGAGGCAACACTCTCGGAGAGCAACGTCCAGCGTGCGCGCCTCATGGCCGCCGTCGGAGACGCCGACCGCGCCGAGGCCATCCTGTGGGCCGAGGCCATGCGTAACGGCCTCGACACCGGGCCGAACCTCTGCCTCGAAGGAACGGCCGAGCAACTCCGTTCGGCGTGGTCGCTCGCGGAGTTCTACGCCTCGCGTCCGCGGATCATGCGTCGCCGGACGCAGGCGCGCTGCGTTGCGATCGGATTCGACCCCGACGGCCTGGTCTGGGCCATCGATGCAACGGGCACGAGATTCGCCTGGGGCCTCGAGGGCAGGCTTGCTTCGATGCAGGCATTGTTCGACGATGAGCACACCGTCGACGCGACCTTTGCGAGCGCGAACGGACGCTTCAGCGTCGGCCTCGGCGGTGGTGTCGCCGTCTTGCGAGATGCCCATGCGCTCGGACCAATCGCACAGATAGTTTGCGACGCAGAAGGGTCACATGCATTCATGACCGTGAGCAACGACGGCCGCTTCCTCGCGAGTCACAATGAAGGCGGATCGGGTCAGGTGTTCGTCCGAAACGTATACGAACCGTCGCACGCGATGCTGCTCGGCAGAAACATCCCGTTCATCACGCTCAGCGAGCACGATGGTGGCCCAACGCTCCTTGCCGGACACGCATCGCCCGGCCGCCGGATCACGATGCACCGGCCGCCGGACTGGAGTGAGACCTCCTCTATCTCACTCGGAGCCGACGCCCACCTCGACCCGAAGCAGCCGGCCCGATGCCTGATGCTCTCCCCGGACGGCCGCCTGCTGGCGGCAACCATCGACAACACCATAATGCTCTTCGACGCCACGGGAACCCCAACGCCGCTGGAACTCCGCAAGACCGACACGAAGGAGGTCGACAGGCTCGCCTTCGGCCCCCGGGGAAGCACGCTCTACGCGATCGATCGCTTCGGCGTGCTCGTGCCACTGTCCCTGCCCACGCTAGAGCCACGCGGCCGCATCGACACCGGCCGGCGGTCCCTCGCGATGGCGATCGACGAACGGTCGGGACTCGTGGCGATCTCGCACGAGGGCTCGGACGTCGCCGTCTACGACACCCTCGATCGGCCGTGGCTGGAGCGCCTCGAGACGAGCGACACGACGCACGCGTCGATCGCCTGCGCCGCCGATGGCGCCCTGGCGTGGGGCGACGATCGCGGCAGCCTGTTCATCAAGCCGCCGGGCCAGCGGGACGCGATCGAGGTCGAGGACGCCCACGCTGGCGTCATCACCTCCGTTGCGTTCTCCGCCGACGGCTCGTCCATCCTGACCGCCGGGTTCGACGGGCGCGTCGTGATCTGGAACCGCAACGGCGAGCACGTTCGCCTCATCGCTGAAGGGCTCCCACGTCTGTGGAGCGCGCGCTTCAGCCCCGACGACGCGTGGATCGCCGTCGGCGCCGCGGACGGGTTCGTTCGCATCTGGCAGAATATGGCCGGCGCCGACGCACGCGTGATTGGCTTCGAGGCGTCGCGCATCCCGATGATCCGCTTCAGCCCCGATGGCCGGCACCTGCTGTGCGCCGCCGTCGCGGAACACCAGCACGCCGTCATGCTCGACGTCGCAACGGGTCACGAAGTCGGCAGGTTCAACGGCCATCACGACTTCGTCAGGGCCGTCGCCTGGTCTCCCGACGGCTCGCGGATCGCCGTCGCATCAGACGATCGCACGATCCGGCTATGGGATGCGACCACCGGCCGGCCGCTGGGCACCATCCCCGGCCTGCCGTGGGGCGCGTACGACCTGGCGTTCCACCCGGCGGGCGACGTGCTCTTCGTCGTCGGGCCCGGAGGGTCGGTCATCGTCTGCGATCCGCAGGCAGGCACCGAGATCGCCAGGCTCCCGGTGCACGACCGCTCGGTATTTTCGATCGCCTTCGGCCGCGATGGCAGCACGATGCTGACCTCGGGCGAGGACGCATGGATCGGCGTGAGCGACCTCGACCGCCTGCGCGCCTACATCCGCGGCAACGAAGCATACTGGCGCGACGACGAACCGCAGACACGGGAACCATCGGCGTTGCGCTAG
- a CDS encoding sigma factor, translated as MSTPPPSGPCPLGTRTTTRLLDDLRDPANAAAWEGFDARYRPILIALARKRGFAPDDAAEIAQQTLAEFARAYAQGRYERGRGRLSSWLIGIAGNVARSLRRAGNRHGAHAHGDWGDDAVLHDEWRRERERAIIARALAIIRDEGRTRDETLRAFELFAIRGVPAAEVARQCGLSVDAVYVAKNRLTGRLRELIRELTIAYDEDE; from the coding sequence ATGTCCACGCCACCCCCCAGCGGCCCGTGCCCCCTGGGAACGCGTACCACCACGCGGCTGCTGGATGACCTGCGAGATCCGGCCAACGCCGCCGCATGGGAAGGCTTCGACGCCCGATACCGCCCGATCCTGATCGCCCTGGCCCGCAAGCGAGGGTTTGCGCCCGACGACGCCGCCGAGATCGCCCAGCAGACGCTCGCCGAGTTCGCGCGGGCCTACGCCCAAGGCCGGTACGAGCGCGGCCGGGGTCGGCTGAGCTCCTGGCTCATCGGCATTGCTGGCAACGTTGCGCGCAGCCTGCGTCGCGCGGGCAACCGCCACGGCGCTCACGCGCACGGAGACTGGGGCGACGACGCCGTCCTCCACGACGAGTGGCGCCGCGAACGCGAGCGTGCGATCATCGCCCGCGCGCTGGCGATCATCCGCGACGAGGGACGCACCCGGGACGAGACCCTGCGCGCCTTCGAGCTGTTCGCCATCCGCGGCGTGCCGGCGGCCGAAGTCGCCCGACAGTGCGGCCTGAGCGTCGACGCCGTGTACGTCGCGAAGAACCGGCTGACCGGTCGCCTGCGCGAGCTCATTCGCGAACTGACCATCGCCTACGACGAGGACGAGTGA
- a CDS encoding segregation/condensation protein A, producing MDATGPAIAVDAFEGPMDLLLHLVRVHEVDIHDIPVALIAERYMEAISDLSTIDIDTAGEFLVMAATLAEIKSRVVAAENLSPEEVEAAKRQHAKEDKQPEDPRAELVRQLLEYKRLRDRADALEQRLEQWQARARVAPALRPSRDEDEEDLALDIDDLSLTDLVEAFDRIASAIQFDRLGEHTVTDDDTPIELHQADAIDRLERAREETGQPSLPLSALFTGRTRGEAIGMFLGILELIRNVRLRAWRGEPTGDEPGQVWLGLVEGQAPQREHVGD from the coding sequence ATGGACGCCACCGGCCCCGCCATCGCCGTCGACGCCTTCGAGGGGCCGATGGACCTGCTCCTGCACCTCGTCCGCGTGCATGAGGTCGACATCCACGACATCCCCGTGGCCCTCATCGCCGAACGCTACATGGAGGCCATCAGCGACCTGTCGACCATCGACATCGACACCGCGGGCGAGTTCCTGGTCATGGCCGCGACGCTGGCAGAGATCAAGAGCCGCGTCGTCGCCGCCGAGAACCTGAGCCCAGAAGAAGTCGAAGCAGCCAAGCGGCAGCACGCCAAAGAAGACAAGCAGCCCGAGGACCCACGGGCCGAGCTCGTCCGCCAGCTCCTCGAGTACAAGCGCCTGCGCGACCGCGCCGACGCGCTCGAGCAGCGCCTCGAGCAGTGGCAGGCCCGCGCCCGCGTCGCCCCAGCACTCCGCCCCTCGCGCGACGAGGACGAGGAAGACCTGGCGCTCGACATCGACGACCTGTCGCTGACCGACCTCGTCGAAGCCTTCGATCGCATCGCCAGCGCCATCCAGTTCGACCGCCTGGGCGAGCACACCGTCACCGACGACGACACGCCCATCGAATTGCATCAGGCCGACGCCATCGACCGCCTCGAACGCGCCCGCGAAGAGACCGGCCAGCCCAGCCTGCCCCTCAGCGCCCTCTTCACCGGCCGCACCCGCGGCGAGGCCATCGGCATGTTCCTGGGCATCCTCGAACTCATCCGCAACGTCCGCCTCCGGGCATGGCGCGGCGAGCCGACCGGCGACGAGCCCGGGCAGGTGTGGCTGGGGTTGGTCGAGGGGCAGGCGCCCCAACGCGAGCACGTCGGCGACTGA
- a CDS encoding KpsF/GutQ family sugar-phosphate isomerase, with translation MTSMTTPETTEHLELASRLLREEAEAVGALAELPDGFAKAVEMIDACARAGGTVLVTGLGKSGHVGAKISATMASLGIPSHLVHPTEAAHGDLGRFRPSDLVLALSFSGKTAEVVALCGLLRQDGLKIITITGRKPEAGSAPDPLSRLATVPLYLGLKHEALHPRFSAPTASTTATLALGDALAISAAARRGFTDADFARRHPGGALGGALRPVMDIARCTIDDHLPVAPERVSVIEAQHAVQLKSGRRPGAILLVDDRGVLTGIFTDGDLRRLVLRDRTELDRPIAEVMTRQPRTINSDALARDAVALVLEHRQDEVPIVDGDGRPVGLLDVQDLVALKLVEG, from the coding sequence ATGACGAGCATGACGACGCCCGAGACCACCGAGCATCTCGAATTGGCCAGCCGGCTCCTCAGGGAAGAGGCCGAGGCGGTCGGCGCGCTCGCGGAGCTTCCGGATGGCTTCGCCAAGGCGGTCGAGATGATCGATGCGTGCGCGCGGGCCGGCGGCACGGTGCTGGTGACCGGGCTCGGCAAGAGCGGGCACGTGGGCGCCAAGATCAGCGCGACGATGGCAAGCCTGGGCATCCCCAGCCACCTCGTGCACCCGACCGAGGCGGCCCACGGCGACCTTGGGCGCTTCCGGCCGAGCGATCTCGTGCTCGCGCTGAGCTTCAGCGGCAAGACCGCCGAGGTCGTGGCGCTGTGCGGGCTGCTGCGTCAGGACGGACTCAAGATCATCACCATCACCGGCAGGAAACCGGAGGCCGGCAGTGCGCCCGACCCGCTCAGCCGCCTCGCCACCGTGCCGCTGTACCTCGGCCTGAAGCACGAGGCGTTGCATCCACGCTTTAGTGCGCCCACGGCCTCGACGACCGCGACGCTGGCGCTCGGCGATGCGCTGGCGATCTCGGCGGCGGCGCGTCGTGGATTCACCGACGCCGACTTTGCGAGACGCCACCCCGGCGGTGCGCTCGGCGGGGCGTTGCGCCCGGTCATGGACATTGCCCGCTGCACCATCGACGACCACCTGCCCGTGGCGCCCGAGCGCGTGAGCGTCATCGAGGCCCAGCACGCCGTGCAACTCAAGAGCGGCCGCCGGCCCGGCGCGATCTTGCTGGTGGACGATCGCGGCGTGCTGACCGGCATCTTCACCGACGGCGACCTGCGAAGGCTGGTCCTGCGCGACCGTACGGAGCTCGATCGCCCCATCGCAGAGGTCATGACGAGGCAGCCGCGCACGATCAACAGCGACGCGCTCGCGCGCGACGCGGTGGCGCTCGTGCTCGAGCATCGACAGGACGAGGTGCCGATCGTGGACGGTGATGGAAGGCCGGTGGGGTTGCTCGACGTGCAGGACCTCGTGGCGCTGAAGCTCGTCGAAGGCTGA